The following are encoded together in the Streptomyces sp. NBC_01465 genome:
- a CDS encoding F0F1 ATP synthase subunit epsilon — MAAELHVELVAADRNVWSGEATLVVARTTSGDIGVMPGHQPLLGVLESGPVTIRTSEGGTVVAAVHGGFISFADNKLSLLAEIAELADEIDVQRAERALESAKAEEDAASERRADVRLRAATGQ; from the coding sequence TTGGCTGCTGAGCTGCACGTCGAGCTGGTCGCGGCGGACCGTAACGTCTGGTCCGGCGAGGCCACCCTGGTCGTCGCGCGCACCACGTCCGGCGACATCGGCGTCATGCCCGGTCACCAGCCGCTCCTCGGAGTGCTGGAATCGGGCCCGGTGACCATCCGTACGAGCGAGGGCGGCACTGTCGTCGCCGCTGTGCACGGCGGGTTCATCTCGTTCGCGGACAACAAGCTGTCGCTGCTGGCCGAGATCGCCGAGCTGGCCGACGAGATCGACGTCCAGCGCGCCGAGCGTGCGCTGGAGAGCGCGAAGGCGGAGGAGGACGCGGCTTCCGAGCGGCGTGCCGATGTCCGTCTGCGCGCGGCTACGGGGCAGTGA
- a CDS encoding DUF2550 domain-containing protein: MILALLVCGLVVVLVAVGLFVFGLRRRLIQRSGGTFDCSVRWDVPEKPDPTGKGWVYGVCRYSGDRIEWFRVFSYAPRPRRTLDRSAIEVVARRLPEGEEELALLSDAVVLGCMHRGTRLELAMSDDALTGFLAWLEAAPPGQRVNVA, encoded by the coding sequence ATGATCCTCGCTCTGCTTGTGTGTGGCCTGGTCGTCGTACTGGTGGCGGTGGGACTCTTCGTCTTCGGTCTGCGCCGGCGGTTGATCCAGCGTTCCGGTGGCACCTTCGACTGCAGTGTCCGTTGGGACGTTCCGGAGAAACCGGACCCCACGGGCAAGGGCTGGGTCTACGGCGTCTGCCGCTACAGCGGCGACCGGATCGAATGGTTCCGGGTCTTCTCGTACGCGCCGAGGCCCCGCCGGACCCTGGACCGTTCCGCCATCGAGGTCGTCGCACGGCGGCTGCCCGAGGGCGAGGAGGAGCTGGCGCTCCTCTCCGACGCGGTGGTCCTCGGCTGTATGCACCGCGGTACGCGTCTGGAGCTCGCGATGAGCGACGACGCGCTGACCGGTTTCCTGGCCTGGCTGGAGGCCGCGCCTCCCGGGCAACGAGTCAACGTCGCGTAG
- a CDS encoding glycoside hydrolase family 18 chitinase, whose amino-acid sequence MRTRFRSRRSRYAAALTALLLPLAAAVGLATPAQAAGPTATYAKTSDWGTGFGAGWTVKNAGTTTINSWTVEWDYPAGTSVTSAWDADVTSSGTHWTAKNKSYNGTLAPGASVSFGFNGAGSGAPSNCKLNGASCDGGTTVPGDNPPSAPGTPTASAITNTTLTLNWSAATDDKGIKNYDVYRGSTKIATVTGTTANDTGLTAGTTYTYSVKARDTADQVGASSGTATVTTTGGGGGTPGKVKLGYFTDWGVYGRNYHVKNLETSGTAAKITHINYAFGNVTGGKCAIGDAYADYQKTYDASGSVDGVADTWDQPVAGSFNQLRKLKKLHPNLKILWSFGGWTWSGGFGQAAQNPAAFAQSCYDLVEDPRWADVFDGIDIDWEYPNACGLSCDTSGPAAFKNVMSALRAKFGSSYLVTAAVTADGSDNGKMDAADYAGAASYANWFNVMTYDFFGAWAAQGPTAPHSPLTSYSGIPTAGFNTADAIAKYKAKGVPASKLLLGLGFYGRGWTGVTQAAPGGTATGPAPGTYEQGIEDYKVLKSTCPATGTIAGTAYAKCGSNWWSYDTPATIASKIAWAKGQGLGGAFFWEFSGDTSNGELVTAASNAIG is encoded by the coding sequence TTGAGAACTCGCTTCAGATCAAGACGTTCCAGATACGCAGCAGCCCTCACCGCACTCCTCCTCCCGCTCGCCGCGGCCGTCGGCCTGGCGACACCGGCCCAGGCCGCAGGCCCGACCGCCACCTACGCCAAGACCTCCGACTGGGGCACCGGCTTCGGCGCGGGCTGGACCGTGAAGAACGCCGGGACGACCACGATCAACAGCTGGACCGTCGAGTGGGACTACCCCGCGGGGACCTCGGTGACCTCGGCCTGGGACGCCGACGTGACCTCCTCCGGCACCCACTGGACCGCCAAGAACAAGTCGTACAACGGCACACTGGCCCCCGGCGCCTCCGTCTCCTTCGGCTTCAACGGCGCGGGCTCCGGCGCCCCCTCCAACTGCAAGCTCAACGGCGCCTCCTGCGACGGCGGCACCACCGTCCCGGGCGACAACCCGCCCTCCGCGCCCGGCACTCCGACCGCGAGCGCCATCACGAACACCACCCTGACCCTCAACTGGTCGGCGGCGACGGACGACAAGGGCATCAAGAACTACGACGTGTACCGCGGCTCCACGAAGATCGCGACGGTCACCGGCACGACGGCCAACGACACGGGCCTGACCGCGGGCACCACGTACACCTACAGCGTCAAGGCGCGTGACACCGCCGACCAGGTCGGCGCCTCGTCCGGCACGGCGACCGTCACCACCACAGGCGGCGGAGGCGGCACCCCCGGCAAGGTCAAGCTCGGGTACTTCACCGACTGGGGCGTCTACGGCCGGAACTACCACGTCAAGAACCTGGAGACGTCCGGTACCGCCGCCAAGATCACGCACATCAACTACGCCTTCGGGAACGTCACCGGCGGCAAGTGCGCGATCGGCGACGCCTACGCCGACTACCAGAAGACGTACGACGCCTCCGGCAGCGTCGACGGCGTCGCCGACACCTGGGACCAGCCCGTGGCGGGCAGCTTCAACCAGCTCCGCAAACTGAAGAAGCTCCACCCGAACCTCAAGATCCTCTGGTCCTTCGGCGGCTGGACCTGGTCCGGCGGCTTCGGCCAGGCCGCCCAGAACCCGGCAGCCTTCGCCCAGTCCTGCTACGACCTCGTCGAAGACCCGCGCTGGGCGGACGTGTTCGACGGCATCGACATCGACTGGGAGTACCCCAACGCCTGCGGCCTCTCCTGTGACACCAGCGGCCCCGCGGCCTTCAAGAACGTGATGTCCGCGCTCCGCGCCAAGTTCGGCTCCTCGTACCTGGTGACGGCGGCGGTCACCGCCGACGGCTCCGACAACGGCAAGATGGACGCGGCCGACTACGCGGGCGCCGCGTCCTACGCCAACTGGTTCAACGTGATGACGTACGACTTCTTCGGCGCCTGGGCGGCCCAGGGCCCCACGGCCCCGCACTCCCCGCTCACCTCGTACTCCGGCATCCCGACGGCCGGGTTCAACACGGCCGACGCGATCGCCAAGTACAAGGCCAAGGGCGTCCCGGCGTCCAAGCTCCTCCTCGGCCTCGGCTTCTACGGCCGCGGCTGGACCGGAGTGACCCAGGCGGCACCCGGCGGCACGGCGACGGGCCCGGCGCCCGGCACGTACGAGCAGGGCATCGAGGACTACAAGGTCCTCAAGTCGACCTGCCCGGCGACCGGCACCATCGCGGGCACCGCGTACGCCAAGTGCGGTTCCAACTGGTGGAGTTACGACACCCCGGCCACCATCGCCTCGAAGATCGCCTGGGCGAAGGGGCAGGGCCTGGGAGGCGCGTTCTTCTGGGAGTTCAGCGGTGACACCAGCAACGGCGAACTGGTGACCGCGGCCAGCAACGCCATCGGCTAG